A segment of the Vicinamibacterales bacterium genome:
CTTTTTACAGAAGTACTTAGCGCTAATCTACGGACATGCACAAGCCTATCAAGTACGTGGAGAAGGGTTTGACCGTGGCGGCGAAGGGCGCCTGGGCCGCGTTCGATGCCCTCAACAGCATCAAGCCGAATCCCGCGTTCACCCCCAAGTGGTCCGAGCTCCCGCTGCAGAAGTCGTGGCAGAAGGTGAAGCCGCCGCTCGGCTGGCCGCGTGAGACCGACTCGCTCTGTCCGAACTGCGTCCGCGAGGCGCGGCAGGCGATCGTCGACGGCAAGCAGGACTACAAGATCCTCCTCAACGAGAAGGTGGGCGAGATCAAGGCCGTCATCACCGAGAAGGACGGCAAGATCGTGATGATGAAGGACTGCCCGATCCACGGGCACTTCGAAGACGTCATGGCGATCGATCCGGCGTTCTTCAAGCATCTCGAAGAGTCGTTCCCGGGCAGCGACATCCGCTCGCACAACGACGAGAAGCTGCACAACCACGGCAGCTCGACGATCAAGTACGGCCGCGGCTCGGTCCTCACCATCGACCTGACCAACCGCTGCAACATGATGTGCGACCCGTGCTTCATGGACGCCAACCAGGTCGGCTTCGTCCACGAGCTGTCGTGGGACGAGATCAAGACGATGCTGGACAACGCCATCACGCTGAAGCCGAAGCGGCAGATGTCGGTCCAGTTCTCGGGCGGCGAGCCGACGATGTCGCCCTACTTCCTCGACGCGGTGCGCTACGCGAAGAAGGTCGGCTACAACTCGGTGCAGGCGGCGACCAACGGCATCGAGTTCGCCAAGAGCAAGGAGTTCGCGAGGGCGGCGTTCGAAGCCGGGCTGCGCTACGCCTACCTGCAGTTCGACGGCATCGGCAACGCCGCCAACTCGCATCGTCTCGTCGGCAACCTGTTCGACGTCAAGCTGCGCGCGATCGAGAACCTCTGGTCGGCCGGCGTCGACATCGTCCCGGTCATCACCATCGTCAACGGGATCAACAACGAGCAGGTCGGCCGCGTGATTCAGTTCGCGCTCGACAACCCGAAGAAGATCAACTTCCTGTCGTTCCAGCCGGTGTCGTTCACCGGCCGCGACGAGGAAGTGACGCCGGAGCGCCGCGCGGCGCAGCGCTACACGCTGTCGCATCTGGCGCACGACGTGAAGAACCAGACCGGGCTCGGCGAGCCGGTGCGCGACTGGTTCCCGATCTCGTTCATGGGCACCTTCACCGACTGGGCGGACCTGGTGCACGGCCCGAGCGCCGAGTGGGGCAATCTCACGTGCGGCTGCCACCCGAACTGCGGCATCGGCATGGCGGTGATGATCGACAAGGAAACCAAGGAGGCCGTCCCGGTCACCAAGTTCCTGCATGCCGATCAGCTGGCCAGGGACCTGCAGCGGGTGAACGACGCGGCGCGCGGCCGCACGCTGTCGGTGCTCGGCATGGCGCTGGCCCTGGCGCGCAACTACGACCCGTTCCAGTCGCCGACGCACTTCAAGCTGACCGACCTGATGAAGAAGTTCGACAAGACGTTCGGCGCGACCAAGAAGGCGCACACCGGCGCCTACGGCCGCGTCGGCGGGGAGCGCACGATCGAGGACCAGGAGAAGCGGCGCGGCGATCGCTGGAACTTCCTGTTCATCGCCGGCATGTGGTTCCAGGATCTCTTCAACTACGACTTCCGGCGCACGGAGCGCTGCATCATTCCGTATGCGACGCAGGAAGGGGAGATCAGCTTCTGCGCGTACAACACCGGCATCGGCTGGCGGAACATCATCGAGAAGATGCACATGACCGCGACGCTGACCAAGTGGTACGAGGAGCACGGCCGGCACCAGATCTATGCCGGCGGCAAGAAGGTCGAGCTGTCGAGCGCGGAGCACACGCTGGTGCTGGATCCGGAGGCGGTGGCGGCCGGCAAGCAGAAGGACCTCGACGAGCTGGGCATCGCCAAGAACGCGCGCGAGGAGAAGCTCCGCGCCAAGAAGCAGCAGCCGGGCGCCTTCGCGCCGGAAGACGAGAAGATGGCGGAGCTGTACCGCCAGCACGTGCTGAAGGAGCAGCCGACGATCAAGATCGCCGGCCTCGGCGGCAGCAAGAAGCCGGTGCAGGACGTGGTGCACAAGAAGGCGGAATAGAGCAGTTTCCAGCCTCCAGCTTTGCAGCTGCAGGGCCGCGCGGTTCACACCGCGCGGCCCTTTTTACTTTACGCGCAGCGGTCGCCAGGCAGACTCCGGCAGCCGGCAGCCGGCAGCCGGCAGCCGGCAGCCGTCAGCCGTCAGCCGGTAACCGGTAACCGGTAGCCGGTAGCCGGTAGCCGGTAGCCGGTAGCCGGTAACCGGTAACCGGTAACCGGCAGCCGGCAGCACCACCACACCTTGACAATCTACATATCTATATGTAGATTGCCATAGCATGCCCGGTGACTCCCCGAAATCCGATCTCCTCCAGGGCACGCTCGACGTCCTGATCCTCAAGATCGTCGCCCTCGGGCCCGTGCATGGCTACGCGATCGCCCAGCGGCTGCAGCAGATCTCCCGGGACGTGCTGCAGGTGCAGCAGGGCTCGCTGTATCCGGCCCTGCATCGGCTCGAGAAACGCAGATGGGTGCGGGCCGAGTGGGCCGCCTCCGAGACCGGCCGCGAGGCGCGGTTCTACACCCTCACCAAGGAAGGCCGCCGGCAGCTCGAGGATCAGCGCGCCAACTGGATGCGGCTCTCCACGGCCGTCACGGCCGTGCTCGATACGGAGTAACACCATGACCTGGTTCCGCCGGGAGAATCCGCGCGTCGAGGACGAGCTGCGCTACCACCGCGATCGCCTGGTCGAGGACTTCATCGCCGCCGGAATGGATCGCGAGGCCGCCGAGCGGCGGGCCTTCCGCGAGTTCGGCAACGTCGCACATCTCGAGGAGCAGGTCCGCGACGTGCGTGGACGCTGGATCGCGGATTTCGCCCAGGACATCCGCTACGCGGTCCGCACACTCCGGCGGAGTCCGATGTTCGCCGCCGTCGCCGTGCTCTCCCTCGCCTTGGGCATCGGCGCCAACGCGGCGATCTTCTCCCTGATCAACGCAGTCATGCTACGGGCGCTGCCCGTGGCGGACCCGGACCGTCTCGTGCTGATCTCGCGCATCGGCGATGATGGCCGGCCGCTTCTGGTGCCGTACCCGTTTTTCGAGATGCTGCGCGACAGGCTCGAGTCGGTATCGGCCATTACCGCTCTGGGGACACTTTCTGCGACGGCCATCATCGACGGCCAGGACGATCTCCTCGACGCTGACATGGTGTCCGGAACGTACTTCGACGTCCTCGGCGTCCAGCCGGCGGCGGGCCGCCTGCTCTCACCGGCCGACGATGTGATTGCGGCCGAACCGGCGGCGGCAGTCATCAGCGATCGCTTCTGGCGGCGCCGCTTCGGCCGCGGTCCAGACGCGATCGGCACAGCGGTCACGATCCGCGACCGCGTCTTCACCATCGTCGGCGTGATGCCCCCGTCGTTCAGGAGCCTGCAGCCCGACCGGACGCCCGATCTGGTGCTGCCGCTGCAGCTGGCGCTGGCCGATGACCAGCGGCGGTTGATGGGCTACAACACCGTCACGGTCATGGCGCGCCCGCGGCCCGGAGCCACAGTCGCCCGAATCGACGCCGAGGTGCAGGCGCTGTTCGGCGCATTCGTCCAGTTGTCTGCGTCTCAGCAGCGGGAGAGGGATCGCCCGTCGATCCTGCGGCAGCGCGCCGGCGCGAGGGCCGCGCCGGACGGGTTCAACCCCTTTCGGTACGACCACGAGCGGTCGCTGCTCATTCTCATGGGCAGCGTCGGGCTCGTGCTGTTGCTCGCGTGTGTGAACCTCTCCGGGCTGCTGCTCGCGCGGGCGGCGGCCCGGCAGCGCGAAATTGCGATACGCCTGGCGATCGGGGCCGGACGCGGCCGCCTCGTACGGCAGTTCCTTGCCGAGAGTGTCGTGCTCGCGGCGCTCGGAGGGAGCGTCGGACTGCTGATGGCGGGGTGGCTCGCCGCGCAGCTGTTCGCGTTGTTCCTCAACGGCCGCGACGCCGTGACGTCGGTGGCGCCGGACTGGCGGGTCGTGGCCTTTACCGGCGCCGTCGCGGCGGTGTCCTGCGTCCTTGCCGGACTGGCCCCGGCGCTGCACGCCGTGCGCGGTCTCACGCCGGCACTCAAGCAGGTCCGCGCGGGCGGCACCGCGCGCCTGGGTCAGGCGCTGGTGGTCGCGCAACTCGCCATCTCCATGGTGCTGCTGGTCGGAGCCGCGCTGTTCATCGGCACTCTCGTGAAGCTGCACGCCGTGGACCGCGGGTTCGACGCCGGCGGCGTGCTCGTCGTCGGGGTCAGGAGTCCGCAGCCGTATCCGCCGGACAGGATCCAGGCGGTCGCGAACGCTCTGATCGAGCGTCTCGCGGCGATGCCGGGCGTCAGCGCCGTCAGCGCGACGGCGGTTCTGCCGGTGACCGGCTCTCTCTGGGAGAGGACCGTGCAGGTCGAGGGGTATCGATTCCGGGACGATGAACCCGATGCCGCGAGTTTCAACGTCATCGCGCCGAATTACTTCAAGGCGATCGGTACGCCGCTGCTTGCCGGCCGCGACTTCGACACTCGGGACACCGCCGCCTCGCCCAGGGTCGCGATCGTCAACGAGAGCTTCGCGCGTTATTTCTTCGGCTCCCGCGAGGCGCTCGGCCGGCATGTCACGAATGCCGGCGTCACGTACGAGATCGTCGGCGTGGCCGGCAATACGAAGTACCGGAGCCTTCGCGACAGGACGATCAAGACGCTGTACGTTCCGCAGACGCAACGGCCCGGGACGGCGCAGCCGTCGGGCTACCACTATCTCGTGCGCGCGGCGTCGGGCGATCCGCAGGCGCTCGTCGCCGGTCTTGCGCGGGCCGTCCGCGAGGCTGATCCGGCGCTGCGGGTCCAGCGGGTGCGACCGTATGCCGTCTTGATCGAGCAGTCGATCGGCGCCGAGCGCACGATGGCGACCCTTGGCGGTGCGTTCGGCGCGCTGGCGATGCTCGTCGCCGCCCTGGGCATGTTCGGGCTGCTGGCCTTCCAGGTGGCGCGCCGGACGAACGAACTCGGCATCCGCGTGGCGCTCGGCGCCGGGCGTGGATCGCTGCTCGCACTGGTGCTGCGTGACGTCGCGATGATGGTGGCGGCGGGCGTGGCGCTCGGATCGGTCGCCGCCGCGATGACGGCTGGCGTCGCACGCTCGCTGCTGTACGATCTCACACCCACGCAACCGGAAGTCTTTGCCGCCGCGGCGGCCGCGCTGGCGCTCACCGCCATGGCTGCGGCCTGGCTGCCCGCGCGCCGGGCCGCGACCATCGATCCGCTGGCGGCCCTGAGGCACGAGTAGGCGAGGGTCGAGGATCGAGGATCGGGCGGCTATGATGGACTGGTGACGTCAGTCGATCTGCTCGTCTTCGGTCCGCATCCCGACGACATCGAAATCGGCCTTGGCGGGTGCGTCGCCCGGCACGTCGATCTGGGATTCGGGGTCGGGCTCTGCGACCTCACCGCGGGCGAGATGGGCAGCAACGGCACGATCGAGGAGCGTCTCGCCGAGGCGGACGCCGCCCGGTCGGTGCTCGGCGCGGCGTGGCGCGTCAATCTCCGCTGGCCCGACCGCGCCATCGGCGGGCCCGAACACGTCCGCTCCGCTGCCGCGCTCATCCGCCAGGCGCGGCCGCGGATCGTCGCGATTCCATACTGGTCGGATCGGCACCCCGATCACGTCGCCGCCAGCGGCGTGCTGACCGAGGCGGCGTTCAACAGCGGCCTGCGGCGGTACGACGCCTCGACCGAAGCCTGGAAGCCTGGCCGCGTCTGCTACTACTTCATCAACGATGGCGCCGCGCCGTCATTCGTCATCGACGTGTCCGCCGCGTACGATCGCAAGCGGCGCGCGCTCGCCTGCTACGTCTCGCAGTTCCAGCCCGCGGCCGCGGACGCGGTGGGCACGCGCCTGACGTCGCCGCGCTTCCGGCAGCTCGTGGAGAGCCGCGACGCGCAGTTCGGCGCGCTCGCCGGCGTGGCCTTCGCCGAAGGCCTGGTGGTGCGCGACCCGATCGTCCTGAAGACACTGCTGGATGCGGACGCATGAACGTCGGGATCGTCTGCTACGCCTCGATGGGCGGCAGCGGCATCGTCGCGACCGAGCTGGGCAAGGCGCTCGCGACGCGCGGGCACGAGGTGCACCTGATCAGCGCCGATCTGCCGTTTCGGCTCGGCACGTTCGATCCGGGGCTGTCGTTTCACCAGGTCAACACGCCGAGCTATCCGCTGTTTCGCGAGCCGCAGTACCTGCTGTCGCTGGCGAACGCCATCGTCCGCGTCTCGCGCGAACACGACCTCGAGATCGTCCACGCACACTATGCGGTGCCGCACGCGATCGCGGCGGTGCTGGCCCGTCAGGTCCTGGCCGCCTCCGGTGCGGGCGCGTCTCCGCGCGTGGTGACGACGCTGCACGGCACTGACATCACGGTCGTCGGCGCCGATCCGTCGTACTCGGAAATCGTGGCCTTCTCGATCGCGCAGTCGGACGGCGTGACGGCCGTCTCGCGGAGCCTGCGCGAGGCGACGACGCGCGAGCTGGCGATCGGCCGGCCGATCGACGTCATTCCGAACTTCCTGGACTGCGACGTCTATCGCCGCATCAGCGCCCCGGCGCTGCGCGCGCGCTACACGCACGGCGCGCCTGACGTGCGCGTCGTGATGCACGTCTCGAATTTCCGCCCGGTCAAGCGGATCGACTCCGTACTCGAGGTGTTCGCCCGCATTGCGGCACGGCTGCCCTCGGTGCTGCTGCTGGTGGGGGACGGGCCCGAGATCGCGCTGGCGCGGCGGATGGCGGCTCACCTCGGCGTCGCCGATCGCGTTCAATACGTGGGCGCGCAGGAGAACGTGATTCCGCTGCTCTCGATCGCGGATCTCTTTCTGCTGCCGTCCGAGCAGGAGAGCTTCGGGCTGGCCGCGCTGGAAGCGATGGCCTGTGAAGTGCCGGTCGTGACGTCCGACGCCGGAGGACTCCCCGAGGTGATCGAGCACGATCGCACCGGATTCGTCCATCCCGTGGGAGACGTGCACGGCATGGCGGAGAGCGGCTGGCGCCTGCTGACCGATGCACCGCTTCGCGCGCGCATCACCGCCGAAGCGGTCCGCACGGTCCGGCAGCGGTTCTGCGTCGATCTGATCGTGCCGATGTACGAGGATCACTACCGCCGCGCGCGGTCCGGTGCGGCGTGAGCCCGGCGGCGGCGCGGGCGGCTGGTGTCTAGGCCGGTGAACTCCAGAACGGCTCTGCCGCCGCCATGAAATCCACCGGCACCTCGGTGACGAAGCCTTTCAGCCACTCGGCGCAGTACTTCATGCCCGCCTGCTCGGAGGCCACGTGGCCGATGACGATCAGCGCCTTCTTCCTGCCGGACGCGATGAGGTCCTGGACGTACTCGACCGTCTCCCATTCGCGCGTCTCGCCGACGACGAAGACGTCGACGTCCGGACGGGCGATGACGAGATTCGCCGGATTGAACGTGTAGTATCCCCAGCTCGCCGCCACGCGATTGACGCGCATCGCCCGGTCGCCGACCACGCGCATCGTCTTGGCGCCGAGACGCTCGCGGATCCGGTCCGCGATCTGCGCCAGGGGAATGCCGGAGAACGTGAACTCCCGCTGATTCTCCGCCACGCGGTTCTTCTCCCATCCCAGCTCGCGCGCCATGCCGAACGCGACGCCATCGGGCTGCATCGCGTGCCAGTGGTCGTGAAAGCGGAAGACGGCGATGTCGTGCTGACGCAGGAACGCGTCCTTGAACCGGTACGCCGCATCCTGCGCGAACGGCTCGGTCCCGTCCTGATGGGAGTAGAACGTCGGCTCGTGAGTGATGACCAGGTTTCGCCCGGCCGCCGCCGCCCGCTGAATCACCTCCAGCGTCGCCATCATCGTCGTCGCGACGCCGCGCACGCGCGTGTCGCCGCTGCCGGCAACGATGCGGTCGACGGTTTGGGCGCGCCATGGGATCCCGACGCGGTCCTTGATGCGCTGCACGACGTCGGCGGCGGTGAGGGGTGCCTGGGCGAGCGTCTCCCGCCGAGCGAGCGCGGCCCCGGCGACGCCCGCTCCGGCGCGGAGAAATGCACGGCGTGAGAGGCTCATGGCGCTCCGCACGGTACTACAAACGCGGCGGTCCTGCCTCGCACTTTCGGGGGTACGCTGGGGCCGGAGGTGTTGCCGTGAATACGCCGGCGATCAGAAAGGGCCAGGGCAGCACGACGCTCTCCCGGGAGGAGTTCGAGCGCCGGCTGCGCGAGCGCTTCCACGACCCGGCGTTCGAGCCCGAGTCGGACGCGCTCGCGCGGGTCATCGACGTCGCGTGGCGCAGCTACCACGAGTATCGCAAGAGTCCACGCACCCGGAAGGCCGGACCGGGGTTCGCGGACCCCGAGTTCGAGCTGCCGGTGGAGTGGCTCGACGCCCGCGAGCGGATTCTCGAGGCGCAGCGCGAGCACGACGATCGATCGCGGAGCCCCAGGATTCTGCTGGTATGCGGCGCCGCCCGCCACGACCAGACCTGCCCGGGTGAAATGTCGAAGACCTTCCGCCTGGTGCAGCTCGCGCGGGAGCAGATCGACGAGGCAGGCTGCCGCGGCGACGTGCTCGATCTCAGCGCGCTCACCGCGGAGTACGGACGGCAGATCCTGCCGTGCAAGGCCTGCGTCTCGACCGCGATGCCGCTCTGTCACTGGCCCTGCTCCTGCTATCCGAACCACGCGATGGGCCAGGTGAACGACTGGATGAACGACATCTACCCGCGGTGGGTCGCGGCGCACGGCGTCATGATCGTCAGCCCCGTGTACTGGTACCAGGCGCCGTCCGTGCTCAAGCTGATGATCGATCGCCTCGTCTGTGCGGACGGCGGCAACCCCGATCCGACCAGGACGCACGGGAAGAAGCCGGATCTGGCGAAGGCGCTGGAGCTCGCCGGCTGGCACTATCCGCGGCACCTCGCGGACCGTCTGTTCGGCGTGGTCGTCCACGGCGATGCCGTAGGGGCGGAAACGCTGCGGCGGTCGTTGACCGATTGGCTCACCGACATGGATCTGGTGCCGGCCACCGGTGCGACGCTCGACCGCTACATCGGCTACTACGAGCCGTACGCAACCAGCCATGACGCGCTCGATCGCGACACGGCGGTTCAGGAGGAAGTGCGCAACGTCGCGCGGTCGCTGGCGGCCGCCGTCCATCTGGCGCGCGAGGGGGCGTTCGCGCGCTCGGATCGGCGCACGACGGACCCCCGCCCGAAGTGACCGTTCAGCGTCCGTGAGACCGTCACGGCCGGTGTAGGCTTACGCACATGCGACGCACCTGTGCCGTGCTCATCCTCGCGCTCACCGTCCTCTCGTTCCCGGCAGGCCGCGCCCAGGCCCCTCCGGCGCGCAGCGTCGTCGTGATCACGCTCGACGGCCTGCGGTGGCAGGAGATGTTCGGCGGCGCCGATCGCGATTACTTCAAGCGCAGCAAGCCCGAGGAGGTGCCCGCCGCCGAGACGCGCTTCTGGCGGCCAACGGCAGAGGAGCGGCGGGTCGCACTGATGCCATTCGTCTGGACGACGATCGCGGCGCGGGGGCAGATCCTCGGCGATCCCGCCAGAAAGAGCCGCGTGCACGTGACCAACGGGCTGTGGTTCTCGTACCCCGGCTACAACGAGATGTTCGCCGGCACCGCCGATTCGCGGATCGACAGCAACGACAAGATTCCCAATCCCAATGTCACCGTGCTCGAATGGCTGAACGGTCGGCCCGCGTTCAAGGGACGGGTCGCGGCCTTTGGTGCGTGGGACGTGCTGCCGTCGATCCTCAACACGGGGCGCAGCGGCATTCCGGTGGGCTCGGGCTTTACTCCCGTACCATCGCCGCGTACCGAACGCGAGCGTGCGATCAACCAGCTCGCGACGGATCTGCCGTCCTACTGGAGCTACGGCCCGTTCGATGCGCCGATCGTCTACGCCGCGCTCGAGGCGATCCGCACCTCGAAGCCGCGCGTCCTCTACATCATGCTGGGGGAGGGAGACGAGTGGGCGCACGCCGGCCGCTACGACCTGTATCTCGACGCCACGTTCCGCGCCGATCGTTTCGTGCAGCGCGTGTGGGACACGCTGCAGTCGTTGCCCGAGTACAGAGACCGCACCACGCTGTTGCTGACCACGGACCACGGCCGCGGCGCCACACCCGCCGACTGGACCGATCACGGGCGCAAGGTGCCGGCCG
Coding sequences within it:
- a CDS encoding radical SAM protein yields the protein MHKPIKYVEKGLTVAAKGAWAAFDALNSIKPNPAFTPKWSELPLQKSWQKVKPPLGWPRETDSLCPNCVREARQAIVDGKQDYKILLNEKVGEIKAVITEKDGKIVMMKDCPIHGHFEDVMAIDPAFFKHLEESFPGSDIRSHNDEKLHNHGSSTIKYGRGSVLTIDLTNRCNMMCDPCFMDANQVGFVHELSWDEIKTMLDNAITLKPKRQMSVQFSGGEPTMSPYFLDAVRYAKKVGYNSVQAATNGIEFAKSKEFARAAFEAGLRYAYLQFDGIGNAANSHRLVGNLFDVKLRAIENLWSAGVDIVPVITIVNGINNEQVGRVIQFALDNPKKINFLSFQPVSFTGRDEEVTPERRAAQRYTLSHLAHDVKNQTGLGEPVRDWFPISFMGTFTDWADLVHGPSAEWGNLTCGCHPNCGIGMAVMIDKETKEAVPVTKFLHADQLARDLQRVNDAARGRTLSVLGMALALARNYDPFQSPTHFKLTDLMKKFDKTFGATKKAHTGAYGRVGGERTIEDQEKRRGDRWNFLFIAGMWFQDLFNYDFRRTERCIIPYATQEGEISFCAYNTGIGWRNIIEKMHMTATLTKWYEEHGRHQIYAGGKKVELSSAEHTLVLDPEAVAAGKQKDLDELGIAKNAREEKLRAKKQQPGAFAPEDEKMAELYRQHVLKEQPTIKIAGLGGSKKPVQDVVHKKAE
- a CDS encoding PadR family transcriptional regulator, which gives rise to MPGDSPKSDLLQGTLDVLILKIVALGPVHGYAIAQRLQQISRDVLQVQQGSLYPALHRLEKRRWVRAEWAASETGREARFYTLTKEGRRQLEDQRANWMRLSTAVTAVLDTE
- a CDS encoding ABC transporter permease, with the protein product MTWFRRENPRVEDELRYHRDRLVEDFIAAGMDREAAERRAFREFGNVAHLEEQVRDVRGRWIADFAQDIRYAVRTLRRSPMFAAVAVLSLALGIGANAAIFSLINAVMLRALPVADPDRLVLISRIGDDGRPLLVPYPFFEMLRDRLESVSAITALGTLSATAIIDGQDDLLDADMVSGTYFDVLGVQPAAGRLLSPADDVIAAEPAAAVISDRFWRRRFGRGPDAIGTAVTIRDRVFTIVGVMPPSFRSLQPDRTPDLVLPLQLALADDQRRLMGYNTVTVMARPRPGATVARIDAEVQALFGAFVQLSASQQRERDRPSILRQRAGARAAPDGFNPFRYDHERSLLILMGSVGLVLLLACVNLSGLLLARAAARQREIAIRLAIGAGRGRLVRQFLAESVVLAALGGSVGLLMAGWLAAQLFALFLNGRDAVTSVAPDWRVVAFTGAVAAVSCVLAGLAPALHAVRGLTPALKQVRAGGTARLGQALVVAQLAISMVLLVGAALFIGTLVKLHAVDRGFDAGGVLVVGVRSPQPYPPDRIQAVANALIERLAAMPGVSAVSATAVLPVTGSLWERTVQVEGYRFRDDEPDAASFNVIAPNYFKAIGTPLLAGRDFDTRDTAASPRVAIVNESFARYFFGSREALGRHVTNAGVTYEIVGVAGNTKYRSLRDRTIKTLYVPQTQRPGTAQPSGYHYLVRAASGDPQALVAGLARAVREADPALRVQRVRPYAVLIEQSIGAERTMATLGGAFGALAMLVAALGMFGLLAFQVARRTNELGIRVALGAGRGSLLALVLRDVAMMVAAGVALGSVAAAMTAGVARSLLYDLTPTQPEVFAAAAAALALTAMAAAWLPARRAATIDPLAALRHE
- the bshB1 gene encoding bacillithiol biosynthesis deacetylase BshB1; this translates as MTSVDLLVFGPHPDDIEIGLGGCVARHVDLGFGVGLCDLTAGEMGSNGTIEERLAEADAARSVLGAAWRVNLRWPDRAIGGPEHVRSAAALIRQARPRIVAIPYWSDRHPDHVAASGVLTEAAFNSGLRRYDASTEAWKPGRVCYYFINDGAAPSFVIDVSAAYDRKRRALACYVSQFQPAAADAVGTRLTSPRFRQLVESRDAQFGALAGVAFAEGLVVRDPIVLKTLLDADA
- the bshA gene encoding N-acetyl-alpha-D-glucosaminyl L-malate synthase BshA codes for the protein MNVGIVCYASMGGSGIVATELGKALATRGHEVHLISADLPFRLGTFDPGLSFHQVNTPSYPLFREPQYLLSLANAIVRVSREHDLEIVHAHYAVPHAIAAVLARQVLAASGAGASPRVVTTLHGTDITVVGADPSYSEIVAFSIAQSDGVTAVSRSLREATTRELAIGRPIDVIPNFLDCDVYRRISAPALRARYTHGAPDVRVVMHVSNFRPVKRIDSVLEVFARIAARLPSVLLLVGDGPEIALARRMAAHLGVADRVQYVGAQENVIPLLSIADLFLLPSEQESFGLAALEAMACEVPVVTSDAGGLPEVIEHDRTGFVHPVGDVHGMAESGWRLLTDAPLRARITAEAVRTVRQRFCVDLIVPMYEDHYRRARSGAA
- a CDS encoding Nif3-like dinuclear metal center hexameric protein; the encoded protein is MSLSRRAFLRAGAGVAGAALARRETLAQAPLTAADVVQRIKDRVGIPWRAQTVDRIVAGSGDTRVRGVATTMMATLEVIQRAAAAGRNLVITHEPTFYSHQDGTEPFAQDAAYRFKDAFLRQHDIAVFRFHDHWHAMQPDGVAFGMARELGWEKNRVAENQREFTFSGIPLAQIADRIRERLGAKTMRVVGDRAMRVNRVAASWGYYTFNPANLVIARPDVDVFVVGETREWETVEYVQDLIASGRKKALIVIGHVASEQAGMKYCAEWLKGFVTEVPVDFMAAAEPFWSSPA
- a CDS encoding NAD(P)H-dependent oxidoreductase: MNTPAIRKGQGSTTLSREEFERRLRERFHDPAFEPESDALARVIDVAWRSYHEYRKSPRTRKAGPGFADPEFELPVEWLDARERILEAQREHDDRSRSPRILLVCGAARHDQTCPGEMSKTFRLVQLAREQIDEAGCRGDVLDLSALTAEYGRQILPCKACVSTAMPLCHWPCSCYPNHAMGQVNDWMNDIYPRWVAAHGVMIVSPVYWYQAPSVLKLMIDRLVCADGGNPDPTRTHGKKPDLAKALELAGWHYPRHLADRLFGVVVHGDAVGAETLRRSLTDWLTDMDLVPATGATLDRYIGYYEPYATSHDALDRDTAVQEEVRNVARSLAAAVHLAREGAFARSDRRTTDPRPK